One segment of Arcanobacterium phocae DNA contains the following:
- the iolD gene encoding 3D-(3,5/4)-trihydroxycyclohexane-1,2-dione acylhydrolase (decyclizing) translates to MNNTVRLTVGQATIRFLVNQYVEADGVEERLIAGAFGIFGHGNVAGLGQALLQNEIDPDPDGGSMPYYMPRNEQGMVNAAAAYAKAKNRTQTFMCTSSIGPGALNMVTGAALATTNRLPVLLFPSDQFAKRIPDPVLQQIENAQTLDTSVNDAFRPVSVFFDRINRPEQLLPSLMQAMRALTDPADTGAVTIAMPQDVQAEAFDFPEAAFAKRVWHIRRPPAEKSQLERAAELIRHSQAPLIIAGGGVIYSKASEELREFARLTGIPVADTQAGKGAINCDHPQAVGGVGSTGGDSANHLADEADLVIGIGTRYSDFTTASRTQFKNPAVKFVNINVKPFDAVKNGAEMVIADAREALSGLTDLLADYHVSTEYEKRIAEERTAWLKVVDSLYHIGHGPLPAQIEVFGALNEMMKDTDVLINAAGSMPGDLQALWQAKTPTQYHVEYAFSTMGYEIPAGIGVKMACPDSEVVSIVGDGTYQMLPMELATVAQEGLKVIYVLLENHGFASIGALSESRGSQRFGTRYRMGGGNPHNQEGELIPVDIAKNAESWGLTVLRVSSIDEFKTAYRKATEMTSAVMIYIETDLYGPNPPSSSYWDVPVAQVSRLESTQRAYQEYCEGVKHQRHYF, encoded by the coding sequence GTCTAACAGTTGGACAAGCAACGATCCGATTTCTAGTTAATCAATACGTAGAAGCTGACGGCGTTGAGGAGCGACTTATTGCCGGTGCCTTCGGTATCTTTGGACACGGAAATGTTGCTGGTCTAGGACAAGCTTTATTACAAAATGAAATTGATCCAGACCCCGATGGCGGTTCGATGCCGTATTACATGCCACGCAACGAACAGGGTATGGTCAATGCTGCTGCCGCCTATGCTAAAGCAAAGAACCGTACGCAGACTTTCATGTGTACTTCTTCCATTGGGCCGGGTGCACTTAATATGGTCACTGGAGCTGCGTTAGCAACCACAAACCGGCTTCCAGTGCTTTTGTTCCCGTCTGATCAGTTCGCCAAGCGTATACCTGATCCGGTTCTGCAACAGATAGAGAATGCGCAAACGCTAGACACGTCTGTCAACGATGCATTCCGGCCCGTATCGGTGTTCTTTGATCGAATTAACCGACCCGAACAGTTGTTACCGTCGTTGATGCAAGCAATGCGCGCACTAACAGATCCGGCAGATACTGGTGCAGTCACGATCGCCATGCCGCAGGATGTGCAGGCTGAGGCATTTGATTTTCCGGAAGCCGCATTTGCTAAGCGGGTGTGGCATATTCGCCGTCCGCCAGCGGAAAAGTCACAGCTAGAGCGTGCGGCTGAATTAATTCGGCATTCGCAGGCTCCGTTGATTATAGCTGGCGGTGGTGTAATCTATTCGAAGGCTTCGGAAGAATTGCGCGAATTTGCAAGACTTACCGGAATTCCAGTTGCTGACACTCAGGCTGGCAAGGGTGCTATCAATTGTGACCACCCGCAAGCTGTTGGTGGAGTTGGATCAACCGGTGGTGATTCAGCAAACCATTTAGCTGATGAAGCTGATCTCGTCATTGGAATTGGTACGCGTTATTCCGATTTCACTACGGCATCGCGAACGCAGTTTAAGAACCCTGCTGTCAAGTTTGTCAACATCAATGTGAAGCCATTTGACGCTGTAAAGAACGGCGCCGAAATGGTTATTGCAGATGCGCGAGAAGCGTTGAGTGGCCTGACTGATTTGCTTGCTGACTATCATGTTTCTACGGAATACGAAAAGCGCATCGCGGAAGAACGGACGGCGTGGCTTAAGGTTGTTGACAGTCTTTACCATATTGGTCATGGCCCATTACCAGCCCAAATTGAAGTATTTGGCGCTCTTAATGAGATGATGAAAGATACTGATGTTCTCATCAATGCTGCCGGATCTATGCCAGGTGACCTACAAGCACTCTGGCAGGCAAAGACGCCAACTCAGTACCATGTTGAATACGCATTCTCGACGATGGGATATGAGATTCCGGCTGGAATTGGTGTCAAAATGGCTTGTCCGGACTCTGAGGTCGTATCGATCGTCGGTGATGGAACGTATCAGATGCTTCCAATGGAGTTAGCAACTGTTGCTCAAGAAGGGCTGAAGGTGATCTATGTTCTGCTAGAGAACCATGGATTTGCTTCTATTGGTGCGCTTTCAGAATCTCGTGGTTCACAGCGTTTCGGTACGCGTTATCGCATGGGTGGCGGCAATCCACATAATCAAGAAGGAGAGCTTATCCCGGTTGATATCGCGAAGAATGCTGAGTCTTGGGGATTAACTGTCTTGCGTGTTTCGTCCATTGATGAGTTCAAGACGGCGTATCGTAAGGCAACCGAAATGACGTCAGCAGTGATGATCTATATTGAGACTGATCTGTATGGGCCAAATCCGCCGTCGTCATCCTACTGGGACGTACCGGTCGCACAAGTTTCACGTCTTGAATCAACCCAGCGTGCATACCAGGAATACTGTGAAGGGGTGAAGCATCAAAGGCATTATTTTTAA